Below is a genomic region from Actinomycetota bacterium.
AGTGCCACACCACCTCCCTCGACGGGCTGGGGCGCATGTGCGGGTGGCACCACCTGCTCAAGACCAAGGGCTGGGGCTTGGTGGGCGGGCCCGGGTGCTACCGGCTGACGCCACCGGGCACTGATGTCGCGGAGGCATTTGCGAGTGGCAGTCGAGCACCGCCCCGAGGGTGAGCCGGTTGGAAGTGTGACGGCGTCGCGGCGTCGAGATCGTGCGCGGCGGCGTCGACGTCGACGCCACTACTCTCCGCCGGTGGCACGCGTCCTCGTCACGCGACTCCTTCCTGATGGCGGGCTCGACCCACTCGTCGAGCACGAGATCGTGCAGCGCAGCGACGACCGGCCGTTCACCCACGACGAGCTCGTCGCCGCGGTGCCCGGCGTCGATGCGTTGGTGTGCCTGTTGACGGACCGCATCGACGCCGAGGTGATCGATGCCGGGGCCGGGCGGCTGAAGGTGGTCGGCAACGTGGCCGTGGGCTTCGACAACATCGACGTCGCAGCCGCGACGGCGAGGGCCGTCGCCGTGTGCAACACACCCGGTGTGCTCGACGAGACCACCGCCGACCTCGCGTTCGCCTTGATCCTGGCGGCCTCGCGTCTGCTCTCGGAGGCCGAGCGTGACGTCCGCGCCGGACGTTGGAAGGGCTGGGGCATCGACCAGTACCTCGGGCGCGATGTCCACGGGGCGACTCTCGGCCTCGTGGGCTACGGGCGCATCGGTCGGGCCGTCGCCCGTCGGGCCGAGGGCTTCGACATGCGGGTGCTGCACCACGCCCGGCGCGACACCGGATCGCCCGGCTACGTCGCCGACCTCGACGCGCTCGTCGCCGACGCCGACGTCGTGAGCCTGCACGTCCCGTTGTCGGACGAGACGCGGCACCTCTTCGACGCCCGGCGGCTGGCGCAGATGAAGTC
It encodes:
- a CDS encoding D-glycerate dehydrogenase, producing the protein MARVLVTRLLPDGGLDPLVEHEIVQRSDDRPFTHDELVAAVPGVDALVCLLTDRIDAEVIDAGAGRLKVVGNVAVGFDNIDVAAATARAVAVCNTPGVLDETTADLAFALILAASRLLSEAERDVRAGRWKGWGIDQYLGRDVHGATLGLVGYGRIGRAVARRAEGFDMRVLHHARRDTGSPGYVADLDALVADADVVSLHVPLSDETRHLFDARRLAQMKSTAVLVNTSRGPIVDEEALAVALEAGTVFAAGLDVYEHEPAVHPRLLAAPRTVLLPHVGSASVATRTRMARVASEGVRAVLAGERPANLVT